The Oceaniferula marina sequence GAGCGGAAAAATCTGTCCAACCTCCGCGCGCCATGAGCCACAATGCCGCCGATATTGATCAAGCACTCGCAACCCTGACCGCAGGGACAGCCAAAGTCCTCAGTAAAAAAGAACTGAAGGAAAAGCTCGAGCTTGACCGCCCACTGCGAGTCAAACTCGGCGTTGACCCCACCGCTCCGGACATCCACCTCGGGCACACTGTAGCCATTGAAAAACTTCGCCAATTCCAAGAACTTGGCCATCAGGCGGTGCTCATCATCGGCGATTTTACGGCCACCGTAGGCGACCCCACCGGCCGCTCCGCCGCCCGTCCACCACTGACTCGGGAAGAGGTTCTCGCCAATGCCGAAACATACACCACCCAGGCATTTAAAATCCTCGACCAGGAAAAAACCGAGGTCGTTTACAATGGTGACTGGTTCCGCAACATGACCTACGAACAGGTCCTCAGACTCAATGCCCGCGTCACGATGCAGCAAATGCTGCAACGCGAAGACTTCAAATCACGGGTCGACAAAGGCCAGGAAGTCCGCCTCCACGAAGTCCAATACCCCATCATGCAAGGGTGGGACTCCGTCGAAATCAAATCCGATGTCGAAATCGGCGGCACCGACCAGCTGTTCAACATCCTCGTCGGCCGCGATCTCCAAAAAGAAGAAGGACAAGCACAACAAGTCGTGATGCTGATGCCACTACTCGAGGGCCTTGATGGCGTCAAAAAGATGTCCAAATCCGCTCACAACTACGTGGGGGTCAGCGAGGAACCCACCGAGATGTTCGGCAAACTCATGAGCATCTCTGATGACCTCATGGATCGTTACTACACGCTACTCCTCGGCTCCGACCGCGACAACAGCCTGCATCCGATGGAGGCGAAAAAGCAGCTTGCCGCCAGCATCACCGGCCGCTATCACAACGAGCAGGCAGCCACAGATGCCCGCTCCACCTGGGAAGCGCGCTTCTCCAAACGCGACACGGCTGCTGGAGCCAAGCCAATGTCCTTCGACCAATTCAAAGACGGATCCAATCTCGCCCAACAAGTTCAATGGGCGTTTCTTCAGGTCTTTGATATTCAAAAATCGCTTGGAGAAGTCAGGAAACAGCACATTCTCCCAGGAGCAGTCCAACTCAACGGCGAAAAACTCACCGATCCAGCAGCTATCATTACATTCCAAGAAGGCGACACGCTAAGGCTTTCCAAAAAGCACACCGTGAGTATCACATCCTGAATGCCCCGCCCGAACCTACCGCTTCAAACTTCAAACTGAATACTTCCAACTAGACTACCATGACTGCTCACGAACTCTTCCAAAATGTCAACCCGTCACTCGTTCAAGACATGTTCCAATGGATGCGCGAGACCGACCGCAACCTCTACAAAACGGCTCTCGGCAGCCTGGCATCCAACCGCAAGCTCCGCCCTCAGTTTGTGCAGAAAAAATCCATCGCCGACCAAATCACCTGGATGCATAACACCCTGAGACTCAAGTCCAGTGACATGATCGCCGAGCACCTGCTTCAGGTCTACTTCATGAAAGGCCAGGAGGAGATGCTCGCCAGCTTCTGCGACGGGCTGGGAATCGAACACGACGGCAAAGGACAAGTCGAAGGAAACCTCCCCGAAACCCTGGATGCCGAAAAATTAAAAGCCGCTATCGACACCCTACTCGAAAAATTTGATACCGGATTGGTCGCCCTCTACCTCCACACCTTCAACCTGCAAACTCCGGACGGATGGTCCGCACTTGCCGATGCGCTCGAAAATGACGAACGCCTCAAGCTAGCTTAAGCTTGCCACTGCCCTCCGCGGCTTCAGCTCCAACCCTTTTCAAAGGTCGGCATCTCACGGTGCCGACCTTTTTCCTTCTTGGACAGCCCCTCCTTTGATCACAAAGCTTGTGCCCCCCCCACACTCACGTTCGTTGTTTTCAATGTATTTCGTGGTTTAATGAAATCATCACTCCACCTACTCAGTATGATTGGTTGCGACTGCTGCAAAACTGTCCCTCTCCCAGTCTTACCACTTGACCTCAAGGGGTTCACACTCAATAGTCGCGAACCTGCATGTGCACCTGCTGCACAGGATTTGTTTTTTCTTGCCGCATTCGGCCGAGGGGCTGCTGCCACAATACGCTTCACCCGGAATGGAAAAACCTCCGCATGCGACAACCGCTTTCCAATATTTTCCATCACTTTCAGACATTTTATCTCTTTTAACCGAACATGTTCGCCAAATTTTTTTCACTCAAATCCAATGACATAGGTATCGACCTCGGCACTGCCAACACTCTGGTCAACGTCAAAGATCAGGGGATTGTCCTCCGGGAACCCTCCGTAGTTGCGATTCACTCCGGAACCAACGAAGTCCTGGCCGTCGGAGACGACGCCAAACGCATGCTGGGGCGAACCCCCGGCAATATCGTTGCCATCCGCCCACTGCGTGACGGGGTCATTGCCGACTTCGATGTGGCCGCTGCCATGCTCCGCTACTTTATCAATAAAGTGAACAACGGCCGTCGCCGATCCAACCCGCGCGTCGTCATCGCCGTGCCATCCGGCATCACCGAAGTCGAACGCCGAGCCGTACGTGAATCCGCCGAAGAGGCAGGAGCCCGCGAAATCTACCTGATCGAAGAGCCCATGGCTGCGGCCATTGGTGTCGGACTCCCGGTGCTCGACGCCGGAGGCAACATGATTGTCGATATCGGAGGTGGAACCACGGAAGTGGCTCTAATCTCCCTCTCCGGCATCGTCTATAGCCGCAGTGAAAAAACCGCCGGTGACCGCCTGGACGAGTCCATCATCCAATACATGAAGCGTGCCTACAACCTGCTCATCGGTGAACGCACGGCGGAAGAAATCAAAATCCGGCTGGGATCAGCCACCCCGCTACCCAAAGAAACCAGCATGGAAGTCAAAGGTCGCGACCTCGTTGCCGGCTTGCCGAAAACCATCAGTATCAATTCCCTCGAAGTCCGTGAAGCCATGACCGCTCCACTCAGCAACATCGTCGATACCGTGCGGACCACGCTGGAGCGCTGTCCACCGGAACTCGCAGCCGACCTCGTCGACCGCGGCATCATGCTCGCCGGCGGTGGAGCCCTGCTCCGGGGGCTGGACAAGCTACTGCGCGAAGAAACCGGCCTCCCGGTACACGTTGCCGAAG is a genomic window containing:
- a CDS encoding rod shape-determining protein, giving the protein MFAKFFSLKSNDIGIDLGTANTLVNVKDQGIVLREPSVVAIHSGTNEVLAVGDDAKRMLGRTPGNIVAIRPLRDGVIADFDVAAAMLRYFINKVNNGRRRSNPRVVIAVPSGITEVERRAVRESAEEAGAREIYLIEEPMAAAIGVGLPVLDAGGNMIVDIGGGTTEVALISLSGIVYSRSEKTAGDRLDESIIQYMKRAYNLLIGERTAEEIKIRLGSATPLPKETSMEVKGRDLVAGLPKTISINSLEVREAMTAPLSNIVDTVRTTLERCPPELAADLVDRGIMLAGGGALLRGLDKLLREETGLPVHVAEDPLSAVAEGTGKALSEISVLRRITSTQPR
- the tyrS gene encoding tyrosine--tRNA ligase, producing the protein MSHNAADIDQALATLTAGTAKVLSKKELKEKLELDRPLRVKLGVDPTAPDIHLGHTVAIEKLRQFQELGHQAVLIIGDFTATVGDPTGRSAARPPLTREEVLANAETYTTQAFKILDQEKTEVVYNGDWFRNMTYEQVLRLNARVTMQQMLQREDFKSRVDKGQEVRLHEVQYPIMQGWDSVEIKSDVEIGGTDQLFNILVGRDLQKEEGQAQQVVMLMPLLEGLDGVKKMSKSAHNYVGVSEEPTEMFGKLMSISDDLMDRYYTLLLGSDRDNSLHPMEAKKQLAASITGRYHNEQAATDARSTWEARFSKRDTAAGAKPMSFDQFKDGSNLAQQVQWAFLQVFDIQKSLGEVRKQHILPGAVQLNGEKLTDPAAIITFQEGDTLRLSKKHTVSITS